The Rissa tridactyla isolate bRisTri1 chromosome 1, bRisTri1.patW.cur.20221130, whole genome shotgun sequence DNA segment AGGTTGCTCTTGAGCAAatcatctgattattttttttttcacagtttagtACATAACTAGAATGTAGCCAACCGATGAAGCGTAGAtttgatttaataaaaatcagGATCAGTAAGCccatcttttcccttcctccccctcccccaaaataaaatcttaatgaCTTACAAGAGAACCTTGTATGGATGGATTCACAGAAAGGAAGGGTTGTTGAAAAGAATTACATATGTACTGTAGTTAGTCACCATGGTAACCTTCCACAGAACcatgggttgggattttttttttttttttgttttgtttctctcttttggaCCAACATCCCAACATCATTTTCAGGTTCAGGAAACAGAGAGAGTGATCATTTctatgacagattttttttcttttttttttcctttttttttttcttgcaggtgCTCACCAGAGGTCTGAGAACCCCAAAATGCTGTTGctacattttctttccaaatcagAAAGCAAAGTGTTACCATAGTAACATGACTATGTTAGAAATGTCTATTTGCATAGCACATATAAAAGtagaggtttttttatttcctccccagGGTGGGAGCTTCAGGGGAATAGCCATGCTAAAGAGAAAACTTTAACCTGAACCCCCCCCCGCTTCCATGAACCTCAACGAAATCTACAGAACACATCAGCCCATAAGGCAAGggaaaacacaacacagaaaataaatgccGGCACACCTTGTCATTGTTAAATACATGATGCAGTAACGCTGATTTCCTGATATTTTGGGCCTTATATTTCCTAGTTTTATCTCATGAGATgctttggatatttttattttttttttaatatgctccAATTCTTTTTTTTGGATGGCTCATGTTTTTCCCagaagcagtttcttttttttaaaaaaaaagtgtgtatatatatgcatatatgtgcatatataaacatatgtatgtgtgcatatacatacatacacacacatatatatgtaaaatgatGACAAGTTAAGACTATTTAATTGCCGCAAATGAATTTCACATCTTCTGGTGTAGATTCTGTGCAATCTCAAAATATATATTagtaaaaaagcaaatcaaaacaaaaagaaagtaagaaagaacGAACGAAAGAAAAACTCTCACTTTATATCCCTTGTGTTCTATACACCTATTATAAATAAGACATATCTTCCTTCTCCATCTCAGtgtcataatttattttattcttacgAACTGCAAGAGGTTTGCCATATGTGCTTTAACTTTGCAACAGAGCACCAATGAACTGCTGTGTCAGTGACAGTACCGACACTCACTGTGCAGGGACAGCACTACAAGAAACCAAAGTGTCAAAAGGCTCAGTCAGAAAGAAATTCGGTTTTACTTTTAGAGATGAGAAAGGTCTTTTTCACAACTTTACCAGTGATAGAATTACAGCTCATTTGACCCGTTGGCTTATAATCATCTTGGTCAGATTTGGCTCTCTgctattttcttaaatgctttccCTGTGTTTAGTATAATGTGATAGTATAGCAGCTGAGTCTGCTTAAAAGTCATCCAACGCAGACTACGTTTTCGCTACAGCTTCAAAGCTGTATATTTTATTGCCAGTACCGCAACAGCCCTGCCCTAATATATCCTCAGCGGCCTGCTATTGTCTTGTCCTCTCCAAGCCTGTTCACTTACTAACAATACCCCTTTGTTCTACTGTATTGAAggtactacattttttttctgcacactgGTATTTGATAACCATGAATTCCTTCAAACGCAGCCCTAATCCACTGCGCGTGTTATTGTGTCTCCTACTTGCCTCTTAAAACTTAGCATACCAAAGTGCTGTGCTACCTaaatgtggttgtttttttttttcttttttcttcccagcttctATTTTTGAGGCAGCAGTATTCAGTTGCAACTGCAGTCAGCCCTTCCCTCCACCACCCAGTCCTGCTCTTGACTTTGTTGACAGCCTAACTTTTTTGGCTGGAAGGCTCCTTACTATCAAACACAATTTCTATAAACGCATTACCCATTCAAGTGAGGCTGCTGTAGCAGATGGATGGAGCGTGGATCTCCAAACATTAATGTTCCATTAGTGATTCAGGAGGTGGAGTGAAAGGAAATTTTATGTGAAGGATGGCAGAGCCTCGGATAACAGAAACAAATGGAACAGTGACGGACTAAAAGCAAGAGAACTTTAACAAGTCTTACTTAGACACCAAGGTCTGTGTGACAAATCCAGTACGCACTGAGAGAGACACACAAAAGTCAGAAGATTGCATTTCAAGCTTGATATATCCTAGAGCACCTTCCCAGGATGCCTAGAGCTATTAACATCCATGGATCACTCCATCTTCCCTTGGCTTTTGTACATGCCTGAACGCCCGCAGCACATGGCTTTGAGGATGATGAATGTAACAAGAGTACAGCAATCAGAATGGGCATCTTCTACATAAAAGTCTTCCAGCTTTTAGTGAATACTTTATTCACCGAGATAGGAATTCTACAGACTAGGTAAGCTGTCCAGCTCGCGTCGGCTCCCGGAGAAAGAGCTGTCGCCTTTTCCCCCCCTGTGCTTGAGTCAATGCTAGCGCACAAGGCGTCATCACAAACCCCAACAGAAAGCATTTGACCAGTGAGTTTCCTCTCCGACTCAACTGTACCACAGAGTTGGTTGTGTGTTTCTCAGACCTTGTAATAAATGTTTGCTGGGCTCTGAGGAGGCATCTCTTGAACTATGTACACTGGATGTCCATAGTCGCCGCTGACCTTTTCATAGTGGGGGCAAAAGACACTGTCTGCAGTCCTTAGAGGAATGATAATGTCACTGGGCTCAGAACCATTGTTGTTGCCACTGCGTTTTGGGGTGGCTAACGTACTAAGTGAGAGAGTTGTCGTGTGTTGCGGGGAATGCTTCCTGTGTCTTCTCCGGTACTTCAACAAAAGAACGACCAAagtgatgatgatgacgatgaaaATGATGCACCCTGATGCAATCCCTGCAAATAAGGCCACCTCTGAACCCAGTATACTGGAATGCCCAGCCTTACTGCCATCTGTGCTAGATCCTGGAAAGAACGGAAACACAACAGACAAAAGTTATTGCCATCCCGCGACCCATTTACGCTGCTTAAAAATGTGTGGAGTAAGCAAGACTGGAAGAATTAACTGACAGCTAAACTTTGACAAACCAATTACCCTGTTAGATAGCTAAATGCAAACAGCCGAAGTCAGCAATCAATATTAAACAAGACTTTGTGTCTGTTGGTCTCACTTTTGTGCTGCTCCCAAACCACCCTGTTTCATACATCATCATCCATCAGCGGCGAGGACTGGCACTGACAAGGCAGCCTTTGATGCAGACCGCATCTTTTAACAGATGCCGGCCAGCCCCGGGCAGCAGAGAGGGGTGGGATAGGACTGCGAGGGGAAAATAACACAGGGAAATGAGAATTCTCAGGACAACTGGTACTGTTCAGTGTCACACCATTCTTCTGCTATTTTATCTTTCGCATATTGATTTGAGCTAAACCGTCCTTAGTGCCTCATTATGTGGACTCCTCTTGCTTGCGCATGAAGCAAAGGAGCTTGAGGCAGTGTAGGAGATAGGTAAAATGGCTATGGCATATATCTGTTTGTATTAACTTACattcacttaaaagaaaacaacaccatTTGGTAGTTTGGTAGTCAGGAAAGCTCACGTGCTGAACAGCCTGTTGAATATTTGGTGCCACTACACTGTCATGTTATTGGTCACGAAAATTAAATGAGTGCTCACTTGACACTTTCTCACTTGAAAATTTGAACTGACTTCCCTCTCTTGGTGCTCACTCACAGGTGGAAGAGCGCTGCAGATGCTACATCCACATAACTGTGAACTTTTTCCTACTGGAACCCTCATAGGAAATGGCTGAAGCCTGCCCAGTGACTGCCATATCAAAGATCCATTAGCCCAGTAACTAATGACAGAGCTAGCAAGGAAAACTTGCAGCCATTTTCAGGAACCCCAGAATCAACTAACAGGAAGTTTTGCTTTGTAGCATTCCCAATTCAACAAATTTTCTTCCAGAGACCTTGGGTCTtgatagttattttttttcttgttcaccTAATGTCTGAAATGCATCCTGAAGATATTTGTTTGGAGCTATCTGTTTGTCTTAATTaggtaattattaaaaaaaataaatctttaaatttAGTGAAAGACCATCCATTCATATGTAGACTTTATATGGTCAGTTAAAAGATCAGGACATTAATTATAGATGTCTTGAAATAAACTTTATAAATGGCTGTCGAGAACCACTTGATAATGTATTATACgggaagagaaagacagaaagactcGTTCATCTGCCAGAGTACTAAATGCAAGGCAGCATTTACCATCGTAAAGCTGCTTAGCAAATGTCCGATCCAAAAACTTTCCTGTAAATGAGTGATATTCTCACAAGATGTAATTAACTTCTACTGCagagtggaagaggggagagagcagCCGTTGCCAAAATTTACAGCTCCCAGACACTACCCACCAGAGCATGAGAACTGGCTTTTGCTTCATCTCAGTAcgaaaacattcatttttctagCACTTTAACGGTAAAACAAAATGTGGTTGGGGACAAAGGAGAAGACTCCACTAGAGCCCCGTCCCAGGCACGAGCCCTGCCGCACCCACCTGAGTGGTCCTTCACAAAGGGGCTGGTGGTGGAACTCTTCCCGTTGGTGCCAGCTTCCTGCTCGGGGCGCTTGGTGGGATCCGTgtgccggggcagccccgccgaGTTGGGAtctgggggagagaaagaagactCATGCAGCTTCGGCACTTGACGGTACAGAGCCTTGTAAGCTGGCTCTAGGTACCTCATGAGACAGGAATGGCTTTGAACAGAAGAATCTTTATGCAAAGGTCTGGGAGATATAAGTAcgtaattttccttttaaagcaaaatggtTATTAGTTATTTCAGAGGTTTAAATTGTGAGGCCATCTGCAGAAACTATAGGGACTCCTGTAATTGGCAAGAAAAGCTTTGCAGATGACATTTCAGTTTAACTGAGGAAGTTGATTGACTACTAAACCAACCAACTTCTACTCAGAAGAATAATTCTTTCTTCCTGCACAATAGGTTATCTATATGTGAAAAGAGACAATGAACAAAAACCTCTCTGTAATCAGAATTCATAACAAGCAAACTATAGAAATATTAGCTTCCCtcctttcatgtattttaaataattttgaacagCAGAgttgtggcttttgtttttaaaataaaaataaaaatgactgaaacACACTACTCCCAGGTGACCTTTCCTTCTAGGGATCTCTCCAGTGAAGAGATATTATTACGCTAACCCTCCTCCTGTAGAAATCTGTCAGTAGCCGAGGAAGAGAAAACAGGCTTTGCTTTCAGACTCTAAGGGAGGAATGACCACACTAGGCTCGGTCGGCTCTCTGCTCTACACTGCTAAAAGAAGCCCGAAAACTATAAGGACACTGAGACTGATCAAAGTGATTTCATGAAACAGCAGATGGTCTTTACCTTGTCCAACTTTCATGAGGATCTTCATGGTTTTTGTCTGGCACACCCCTCCCTCCTGGTTATCCAGGCCCTCCAAAGACCCATTAGATGTtgctgattaaaaaataaaagaaaataaataaataaataaaaataaataaaaatcaggaaatcaACAGGCAAAGTGATGTGAACATGAGTGtctgaaagcagaaatctttCAATCTACCAGGACCTGTTCTTGTTGCTCGGGCTGACCTATGGAAAGTTGTGAAATGTTGAAAGCCAAAGGAATGAATACATCGGTAAgccatacaatatatacaaatggAGGAATGTGTTATCGAGGTTTCAAATTTACccagcaacctttttttttctacgCACAATTGACTGACTGACTTGGACAAAAACACGGCACCTTGCTAAAAGGTGATGGAGTCAgctgaaaagcaagccctggcaGGCTGAGAGGAGCAAAGCACTGAAAAttcaccctttttctttttttttttttttttccccaacaataTCTTTATAATCACCACGTTACACCTGCTTCCTCTATTACAAATCTCCTGCTGGAAGAAGTGAACGCATACAAAAGACCCAGGTGAAAGCTGAGATTCTGCCCTGATTGGAAaaccatttaatattttaaagtacaatCTCACTTTTCTCAGCATTGAGGAGC contains these protein-coding regions:
- the EFNB2 gene encoding ephrin-B2 produces the protein MAARRRDASAWKYCWGVAMVLCRTALARSIVLDPIYWNSSNPKFLPGQGLVLYPQIGDKLDIICPKVDSKTVGQYEYYKVYMVDKDQADSCAIKKDNTPLLNCAKPDQDVKFTIKFQEFSPNLWGLEFQKNKDYYVISTSNGSLEGLDNQEGGVCQTKTMKILMKVGQDPNSAGLPRHTDPTKRPEQEAGTNGKSSTTSPFVKDHSGSSTDGSKAGHSSILGSEVALFAGIASGCIIFIVIIITLVVLLLKYRRRHRKHSPQHTTTLSLSTLATPKRSGNNNGSEPSDIIIPLRTADSVFCPHYEKVSGDYGHPVYIVQEMPPQSPANIYYKV